AGGACACAAAATCGTTTTCAGCGTTTTACCTTCTCAACCTAATAGCGGGTGAGTTACGAGAAAAGGGGTCTGAAATAGAATCTGTTGCCAAAATGTATAGTTCATACACAGTAGTATTGCACATCAGTGTTCAGAGCTGTGTGTCATTTTTCAGtgctaaaaataaactaaaccaTGTGTATAAACACTTTTCTTTGACGTGTCAAGTTGAattgtcaattatatttatatatttttttaaataattagtaagcataataataataataatgacgatAGTAAATTAACGAAGTCATTGTAATTCATCATCAACATCAACATTAGAAATGTAGGCCTCTAAACAATCCTTTTTCTGTGTAGTTTAGGTGTATTTTTAGAAgtttcaaaacaaaaatgtagggCTCAAATGCATGATAGTcgtctttgtacattttttttttcttttttaaattattttctaaacAAAAATAGCTTTGTCTCTTGGTTtaatttccctctctctctctctctctctctctctctctctctctctctctctctctctctctctctctctctctctctctctctctctcgctttcaaGTCTTTGTGAAACGGTATTAGTTACATAGTTACATAGAAAAagacatctctctctcttctctcaaaCCGGTCTGAGGAGAGGCACTGAGGTGACGATGGGATGAGAGTAGTAAACCGGATGAGGGAAAGTGAGCAGCGGCTGGCTTACGGACACGTTGCCCGGTGTGTTGGAGCTTTCAGAGGCCGAGTTCTCGTGATACAGGATGGGTACTCTCACAATCCTTTGCGCAGCCGCGTGACTCAAATTAGCCGCCTCCAGCTCAGCTGCCAGTTGACGTTTCCACTTGTTCCTGCGGTTCTGAAACCAGATTTTGACTTGGGTCTCTGTGAGGTGAAGCGAGGCAGCCAGGCCCGCGCGCTCCGAGCTGCTGAGGTAGCGTTTCATGTCGAAGGTGGACTCCAGCTGAAACACCTGACTCCGCGAGAACACCGTACGCGTTTTCTTTTTCCGGCAAGGTTTCTTGTCTGCGTCGTCGTCACTCTTCTTCCAGTCGTCCACGCTGCCTTCTTTTTTAGGCTCTTCGGTGTCGCTCTCCTCGAGGACAATCTCATCTCCACTTTTGTTATCGTCGTCATCGTCTTTGGCGTCCGGCTCGGATTTGAGCACGAGCTCAGGTGAATCTCGGTCGGTGCCTGTGATCGGAGACGAGTCCCTTGCTTTCTGTGCTGCTACAATAAGAGAGCTCAagttagcattgttttttttttcccccaaaacatatttgtttCAAGTTTTACAGATCGCATCTAACAGGTGTAAACTCTTTCGGCTGTCCTAATCTCAATGTTTCCAGACTTCTACGCTTTTTTAACAGTGCGAACACActgactttcatttaaaaaaatacataaaataaggCAGCTTATGCACACTGTCGCCAGTTTATCTCGCTTAAAAAGACCTATAATCTTTGGGAAAAGACTAGTGCAGAGCAGAAACTGTTCTTAGCAATAACATATGCGAGCAGAATCACGCTATCCTTAATAACAAATTCATAACAAATCGACACATACTCTACTGCCAAATTTGAAGCGATGCTAAAGAAACATTTTGAGGGATCAAAGCTTACCTTCTGTTCTGTGGAGATGCGCAGATGCACTGAGTGTGTACGGGTACCACCATGCAGAGGCGCGCTCAAGATAAGCCGGTAAAGCAAAGCGCTGGGTCGGCAACTCGAAGCGAGGAAAGTTTAATTCCCCAACATGAGAGAGTGAGAAGCTGCCATCAAGTCCTGCTTTAGTTGATGCCAAAATAGGCTTCGGCTTTGATGGCTTACTATCAGAATTGAGaagatttttaatgaaaaatggaGAGTCTTTCGCTGAAGCACACGTTTCCTGGGTTGTTTCGGGCATGTTGACTTAAAATTCGGGGATCTAATATTTTTTGACCACCGTGTAAAATCTTTGGGGGGGTGggaaatattaaagaaaaaactGTTGACAGTTTGAAGATCCTTGGTAAACTGCTCCAGTAGTGGGAAATGAAATGCTGTTGTTTACGCAGTCAGCACTGCCGTTAAAAGGAAAGACAATAATACGAGGcgaaataaacaaaattaatctTGCTGATCATCTTCCGAGAGTTCCTTGGTGAAAATGATGCTCACCGCGTCCGTCTGGCGCCAGATGctaatgatgaaataaaaatgtcacCCGAGTTAAATGCAGAAAGTATACGGCGATTGGGCACGTACAATAGCAAATGGGATGAAGGGAGAAATGGGAAGTGGACAGTCGGGAGAGAGGAGGGGCCTCCCAGAAGCTTCGCGTTGGCTGCTGAGCTGAGAATTCTCCCCTGTTATTGGTCTCATATAGTCCAATTAGGTGGCAAATGAGGACGAACCATTAACACAAAGGAACACGGATTTAGTTCAAGCGTTGCTGTGATGAAAGCATAACGAAAATGTGGTTTGGTTTAGGCCATGAGCATTGCAAAGTCAAAGTTGACGTTTTTGAGTATTCCCATATTTGGGCAGATAACACATTGAGACATAGGTAAATTGTCAGTTAGGGCCAGGGAAGTTGTATTGCACTAattaatataaagaaaaaaatgtttttgcaaaaaagaaagaaagaaaataataataataataataataataataatataatgttgttgtttttttttcacgtaACATTTGCATAGCCTATTTAGGCGAATAAAGCATAAATCGTAGCCTAAATGCTAAATCATACAATACAAGAGTGTCGAACATTTATACAAACTTACAAAGTACAGCATTTTAGCACAATCTTGTGTGACATAAGCCCTATTGTACTATAACATTGTAAACcacataatgtaatttttaaaggtAAAACACACTGCAATTTAAAACCAACAGTACTAAAATCATgcataatttttctttctttctttctttctttctttcattgtcctatatacaccgatcagccacaacattaaaaccacctgtctaatatgcagttccccctcatgccgccaaaacacaGCCAACCCactgctattcttctcaccacaattgtacagagtggttatctgagttactgtagattttgtcagttcgaaccagtctggccattctgtgttgacctctctcatcaacaaggcacttccatccacagaactgccactcactggatgttgtttttttttataatttttttttattttttatttttttggcaccattctgagtaaattctaaagactgttgtgtgtgaaaatcccaggagatcagcagttacagaaatactcaaaccagcccatctggcaccaacaatcatccatgcaattacctaatcagccaatcgtgtggcagcagtgaagtgcatacaatcatgtagatacgggtcaggagcttcagttaatgttaaccatcataatggggaaaaaatgtgatctcagtgatatagaccgtggcatgattgttggtgacagacaggctggtttgagtatttctgtaactgctgatctcctgggattttcacacacaacagtctctagatttgACTAAtttacagaaatgccttgttgatgagagaggtcaacagagaatggccagactggtttgaactgacaaagtctatggtaactcagataaccgctctgtgcaattatggtgagaagatgtgggttggcactgttttggcggcacaagggggacctactacacaatattaggcaggtggttttaatgttgtggctgatcggtgtataataatataaaatccaactgtacttttttttatttcaattattaataacGTTTGATCTTTAGTTATGTTTCATTGCATTCTGCTCACTGCCcaatttttaaaggattttttttatattgttgttatACCGCCAGTTTCAGGGTTCGGTAAAAGTCCACTGGACTTTACTGGATGCATGTCTTTTTTAGAGGCATGGCTTTGTCCATAGTTcaacaatcttaaaaaaaaaaaaaaaaaaaaaaaaaacagaccaatGGTCATGTTGTCAGATTCAGTGCTTCGAGATGGCTTGGTTTGGAAACAAGACATGTcacttcaagaaaaaaaaaaataaataaatactggaaAACTGTGCACGTGTTCTCGACCTGTCAGTAGTAATCCTACCTTAAATTGTCAATTATTTACCCCGTTTACTCAAAAAAGTGGAGTTGTGCGTTCATG
This Myxocyprinus asiaticus isolate MX2 ecotype Aquarium Trade chromosome 20, UBuf_Myxa_2, whole genome shotgun sequence DNA region includes the following protein-coding sequences:
- the LOC127411142 gene encoding homeobox protein HMX3-like, giving the protein MPETTQETCASAKDSPFFIKNLLNSDSKPSKPKPILASTKAGLDGSFSLSHVGELNFPRFELPTQRFALPAYLERASAWWYPYTLSASAHLHRTEAAQKARDSSPITGTDRDSPELVLKSEPDAKDDDDDNKSGDEIVLEESDTEEPKKEGSVDDWKKSDDDADKKPCRKKKTRTVFSRSQVFQLESTFDMKRYLSSSERAGLAASLHLTETQVKIWFQNRRNKWKRQLAAELEAANLSHAAAQRIVRVPILYHENSASESSNTPGNVSVSQPLLTFPHPVYYSHPIVTSVPLLRPV